A window of Candidatus Atribacteria bacterium genomic DNA:
CCCAGAAATACCCGGATAAGATCTTTGCCCATTGCTCAGGTTTTAAACGTAATCCAAATCTAATGACCTACATGGCTGATTTTTACCAGATCTACTACCTGAATGGATTGATCGCCGGAGCGCTCACCAAAACTAATAAGACTGCCTATGCAGGTGCTTTCCCCATTCCCGAAGTAAAACGTCATATGGATGCTTTCGCTGTGGGTGTAAGGGAGACCAATCCGGAGGCTGAGTTGCATGTACGATGGATATATGAGTGGTTCAGTCCCACAGCGGCCAAGGAGGCAGCCGAAGCCTTGCTCGCCGAGGGATGTGATGTATTTGCCTTTACTGAAGACTCGCCGACGGTCGTACAGGTCGCTGCAGAAAGTGGTTTTCCATCCTTTGGACATTACTCACCGATGTACAAATTCAGTCCCGAATATGTCGTTTCCGGACAGATTGCCCACTGGGAAGCGATCTACCTTGATTTTCTTGCTAAAGTCTATGCCGGTGTCTATACAGCACATAACCTTACTAATGTAGACTACTGGTGGTTACTAAAGGAAAAGGCAGTAGAAATAGGAGCCGAGCCAGGTATGTTGATAAATCCCGCCTACGAGGATAAATTAAAAGGGAAATATGTAGATGATCCCGTCCTGGGAAAGATTAGCGTTTATGATCTGGTGATGAAGAGGTTGGAGCAGATGGCCGATCCATCGATGGTATTCGATCCGTTCAATGGTCCCATCTACGATCGTGACGGGAATCTGAAAGTTCCCGAGGGCTTACGAATGTCTGTATTTGAACTGACTACTATGGATTGGGCGGCGGATGGTATCGTCGGACCCTGGGAATAAGAGAAGCTAAGCTAAACTTGGGCGGCACCCTCCACTAAAAAAAATAGGGACACATCCCATTTTTCTCTATCTATAAAGAAGAGAAAAATGGGATGTGTCCCTATTTTTAATTTCTTAACAGGTGGAAACTGGTCCACTATAAGGATAGACTAAAAATCCTCTCTGTAGAAAAAAATTAGAATAGTCGATCTTGAATCCTTTATATTGATTTATTAAGTTTTTATCTGCTACAAAGTCAATGCTGTCTTCTGAGTAGGTTTCGTCATTTTCTTTCTGCTCATCCAGAGCAAGATTAAATTTTGGACCTCCTCAACCTATTCCTGTTAAAAATATTCTTATTACTTTAGTAGATTTATTTTTTTCTGCCAAAACTTTTTTTATTTCATCTAAAGCCTTGTGGGTAACTTTTATATTCATTTCTTTCCTTTCTAAATATTTAAAATATTTATATAATTTTATAAGCGAATATGATAATACTATATATGAGTATATTTGTCAACATTAAAATAAAATAGGGACACATCCCATTTTTCTTTTCTTAGAAAAATGGGATGTGTCCCTATTTTAGTGTTCTTCATTTTTCACCAGTAAACTACTGGTGGTATTTAACTCCCTCATCCACCACTTGAAGGTACTGTGACGGTTACTGTATCACTTTTCATTACACTATCTTCGGTATAATTTACGGTAATAGTTGCGGTGGTGGCCGAGCATGTTGATAAAACCGTAATTACTCCATTTGCGACCGTGATTTTAGAGTTATTTGATGTATACGTACAAGCAGTAAGTGCTATATTTGCTTCAGAACCATTATCATAATAAGCGGTAATTGAAGTAATGGTTTTTGAGCTACCTGCATTTATTGATATGCTGGTCGGGAGTACTTCTATAGAAGAAAGCAAGGTTTCGCCCACAATAATGGTAAATGATTGAGTGGTTGATTTATATTGATCAGATACTTCAATCTCGACCTCATTTTCACCAATTTGGTCTTCTGTTGGAGTCCAGCTGATTACTCCGGTCGTAGAACTAATAGTCATGCCGGTAGGGTTAACAGTTAAGGAATAAGTTAAAGTATCTCCATTAGGATCAGTAGCTTCTACGTCATAAGTATAGGCAACTCCCTCTTTTGCAGTAGTTACCGGATCAGATTCAATAACTGGTGCGCTGTTGAAAAGAAAGCAGCCGGTAAATAAAAATGCCATTAAAAATACACTTAAGCTGAGTAGTAATTTCTTATTTTTAATGATAATCACCTCCTTTCTATGGCAAATATATCGTAGTTTTTTATAAAATTATTTATTGAAAATTATATAAATAATATCACAATTAGTTAAACAGATAAAGATATTTTTTATTTATTTTATTTTAATTTTTCTTCCTGAGAAAACATTTATGATTTTCCCGATAATTTGGCTGGAAGTAAATCCCTGTTGGAATAAAAGATTTTTTGCTTTTTTTGCCTGCTCGGGGCTTATAGACAACAATAATCCCCCTGAAGTTTGGGCATCATAAAGAATAATTTCTTGCTCCGGTAAAATATTAGATATTTTTTCTACAGAACAGGAATAAATTTCCCTGTTTTTTAACGTTCCTCCTGGAATCATTCCTGAGGAAATATATCTATCTAAGCTACTAATGAAAGGAATATCATTAATCCATAATTCAGCTCCTAAATTATTTTTCCTGAGCATTTCACTTAAATGGCCGATTAAACCAAAACCGGTGATATCAGTTAAACTGTGGATAGGTGATTTTAATAATTCTTCAGAAAGGCGATTTAATTTAGTCATCCAGAAAATTGCTTCCTTTAGGGCTGAGGAATTTGGTTCGGCCATACCACCTTTAAGGGCAGTAGATAAGATTCCTGTTCCCAGAGGCTTAGTTAATATTAGTAAATCCCCTTCCCGGGCAGTATCATTATAAATGATATTCTGTGGATGAATTAATCCCACTACAGCTAATCCATACTTTGGTTCTTTGTCTTTTATAGTATGTCCCCCGGATAGAATTGCACCTGCTTCTGCTACTTTTTCTGCTCCCCCTTTTAGAATAAGCTCTAAATCATCTAATCTATCTTCGGGAAAGGCAACTATATTTAAAGCCATAAGAGGGTTTCCTCCCATGGCAAAAATATCACTTAGGGCATTAACGGCCGCGATTTGTCCAAAAGTATAAGGATCATCGACTATTGGCGTAATGACATCCAGGGTAAAAATTAGAGCTTGGTTTTCATGTAATCGATACACCGCTGCATCTTCATATTTTTCGAATCCCGCTAATAGATTAATATCTTTTTTAACATTAATTGTTTTTAAGATCTCACCGAGATCTTTAGGATTTAATTTGGCTGCTCATCCGGCAGCAGAAACCATTTGGGTTAGTTTCCTTTTATCTGTCAAATCTTTTTTGTCTCCTTTTTGATAGTTAAATTAGCTGAGTTTAGTTTTTAATATTCTCACATTTTCTTTACGTTGGGTAATTTTTTCCTCATCCATTTTATTAAGCAAAGGGATAATATATTTTCGACTAATCCCCAACAGTTCCCGAACCTTTGCAATCGAGATAGAGCCATTTATCTTTAAAAAACTTATTAATTTATTTTTCATAATATCATAATTTTCCTTTTCAAGTAAAATGCCATCGGTTAACTTGATAATTTTTCCTTCTTGAATTAAAAAATCTATTATTTCCTTGCTTCCTGAAATTTGGGTAATAAGTGTTTTTTGGTCAGGGGGATTGGTGGGATTATCTTTCAGGATTTTTAATATTTTAAAAATTAATATTTCTTGCTGTGAAGAAATTTTAGGTTTACGCTCGAGTAAAAACATTTTTCCTTTTTCTAAACCTATTTTCTCTGCATTGATCAGAACATCTAATAACCACTTAAATATTTCCGGTTTTAAATAATGAAAATAACTTTGGAATTTATTGGTAGGGAAACCGTTTTGTAAAGGATAAAGTTTGTATTCCTGATTTAATCTCTCCATAAATATTTTTATCTGTTTTTGCCAGTAGTTTTTTTCAATCAGCCAGAGAGAAGTAGCGATAATTTCACCTTGTTTTTTTAGAGATTCAACACCTTCCCTGATTTCTGAGTCAGCAAAACCACTATTAACTAATAGATCATCCTTTTTAATAAAAAGATTCTTTTTTAATTCAGTTAAAATTAATTCTCTCAATTCCAATTTTATTCTTTTTTGTAAGAGATTAAGGATGTTTTTGTCTTTAAAATGATGCTTGTAGGCTAAAGGGTCGACAATCCATCCCCCGCCAATGGTTTTGGGTGGACTAGGTATTCTTAAAATAAAGCGGTCTCCCAAATAAGTTGACAGCGGTTCCTTAAAACGAAGCTGAGCGAACCCTTTTTCGCCGGGTTTTAGGTCTTCAGTTTGGTTGAGAATTATTTTTGCCGGTATTTCTTTCGTTCCAGTAAAAAAAGCTACTTCTGACCGATTTTTTAAGGAATATTTTTTCAGCTGGGGGAGGATCTGTAGATAGATATCTATATTCTTGCTGGCTTTAATCTCTTTACTTCCGAAGATAATATCTCCTCGGTGAAGCTCCTCTTTTTCTATTCCTGCTAAATTAAGGGCTGTTCTGTTTCCGGGAAAGACTTTTTCTGTTTTTTCTTTATAATTCTGTAAATTTCTAATTCGGGCTTTTTTATGGGATGGAAAAATAGTTACTTCCATCCCCTTTTGGAGAGTTCCTCCTGCTAAAGTACCGGTGACCACTGTGCCGCTTCCTTTAATATTAAAGACTCGGTCTATAGATAGTCTCGGTTTTCCCACATCTCTTTTTGGTTTCATCTGGGGGATTAAATCTTTGATTGCTGATTTTATCTGATCAATTCCTATATTTTTCACTATGCTTACTTTTATGATAGGCGCGTTTGAGAGAACAGTGTCTTTTAATCTCTCTTTAATCTGTTTTTCCACTAAATTCACTCTGGCTTGCTCTACCAGATCGATTTTAGTTAGGGCGATGATACCGTATTTTATATTAAGGAACTCTATAATTTGAAGATGTTCTTCGGTCTGGGGCATCCAACCTTCATTGGCATCAACCACTAAAATGACTGCATCAATTCCGGTTGCGCCGGCGATCATATTTTTTATCAGGTTTTCATGCCCAGGCACATCGACTATTCCTACCTTTTCTCCGGAAAGAAGTTTCATCCAGGCAAACCCCAAATCTATGGTCATACCTCTTTCTTTTTCTTCGGGTAGACGATCTGTATCTATGGAAGTTAGCGCATAGATTAAAGCGGTTTTGCCATGGTCAATATGGCCTGCTGTACCAAAAACAAACATAGAAACCTCTTTTTATTGTAGTTTAGAATAGGTTGATTTAATTATATTTATCACTAACTTGTCTAAAGATGGGTCAATGCAGCGGGGATCTAAAATAAAAAATTCTTTTTCTTTTCTTCCTACCAAAGGAGGTCGATAGGAGTGTAATGCTTGGGAGAAAATTTTCGCCGGACAGGGAGGTTTTATAACAACTAATTCGGTTGGTAGGCTTTGTCCGGGTAAGGAACCTCCGCCAATAGCAGTCTCTCCTTTTTTGTTAAATGTGGGGATATTTTCTTCTTTCAGCTTTTGGCTGATATTCTGACTGCGAGCAGTAATTTTTTCTAAGGGACAGGAAATCATTTTCCAGATGGGAATTTCGTTTACTGCTTCACCTCTTAGATAGGATAATAAAATTTCCTGAAGAATGGTTAAGGTGATTTTATCCACTCTTAATGTTCGGAATAAAGGGTGCTGAGAAATTTTATTCAGGTAAATCTCTTTTCCGCAAATAACTCCTCCCTGAGGACCTCCTAAAAGTTTATCTGTGCTAAAACAGACAATATCAGCGCCGTTTCTGATACTTTCTTGAACAGTTGGTTCGTGTTTCAATCCAAAATTCTCGGTATTTAAAAATGTTCCACTGCCCAAATCTATTACTACCGGTAATTTATATTTTTTTCCTAATTTTTTAAGTTCATTGATTTCTGTTTGATGAACAAAACCGTTTATCTGAAAATTACTTTGATGAACTTTTAATAGCATAGCAGTATTATCATTGATTGCTTTTTCATAATCATCGATGAAAGTTTGGTTAGTAGTGCCCACTTCTCGAAGATAAGCCCCGCTTTGTTCTAATATCTCGGGAATGCGGAATCCTCCTCCGATTTGAACCAACTCTCCTCTGGAGACGATAACTTCTTTATTTTTTGCCAGGGCGTGTAATATTAAGAATATCGCCCCAGCATTATTATTTACTACCAAGCTATTTTCTGTGTTGCTGAGGGTACTAAGTAATTTTCCTACAATTTCTCCTCTTTTCCCTCTTTCACCTTCAGCAAGATCATATTCCAAATTGCTATAGCCGCTTAAAGAGGCTTGAACTGTTAAAAGCATTTCTTTGCCAAGCGGTGCTCTCCCCAAATTAGTATGGAGAATGACCCCACTGCCGTTTATAACTTCTTGCAACATAGAAAGATTATCTTTTTCCAAATATCCTTTAATTTTATTTATCCT
This region includes:
- a CDS encoding BMP family ABC transporter substrate-binding protein, with the protein product MSVQRIKIMLIALLLITVIFSFASFVIAKEYVPGTPLKVGFIYVGPIGDLGWSNAHDEARRICEDTFPWLETVYVESVAEGSEGLYIDKLIVEEGCDVVLTTSFGFMDGTLIAAQKYPDKIFAHCSGFKRNPNLMTYMADFYQIYYLNGLIAGALTKTNKTAYAGAFPIPEVKRHMDAFAVGVRETNPEAELHVRWIYEWFSPTAAKEAAEALLAEGCDVFAFTEDSPTVVQVAAESGFPSFGHYSPMYKFSPEYVVSGQIAHWEAIYLDFLAKVYAGVYTAHNLTNVDYWWLLKEKAVEIGAEPGMLINPAYEDKLKGKYVDDPVLGKISVYDLVMKRLEQMADPSMVFDPFNGPIYDRDGNLKVPEGLRMSVFELTTMDWAADGIVGPWE
- the selD gene encoding selenide, water dikinase SelD; protein product: MLKTINVKKDINLLAGFEKYEDAAVYRLHENQALIFTLDVITPIVDDPYTFGQIAAVNALSDIFAMGGNPLMALNIVAFPEDRLDDLELILKGGAEKVAEAGAILSGGHTIKDKEPKYGLAVVGLIHPQNIIYNDTAREGDLLILTKPLGTGILSTALKGGMAEPNSSALKEAIFWMTKLNRLSEELLKSPIHSLTDITGFGLIGHLSEMLRKNNLGAELWINDIPFISSLDRYISSGMIPGGTLKNREIYSCSVEKISNILPEQEIILYDAQTSGGLLLSISPEQAKKAKNLLFQQGFTSSQIIGKIINVFSGRKIKIK
- the selB gene encoding selenocysteine-specific translation elongation factor; the protein is MFVFGTAGHIDHGKTALIYALTSIDTDRLPEEKERGMTIDLGFAWMKLLSGEKVGIVDVPGHENLIKNMIAGATGIDAVILVVDANEGWMPQTEEHLQIIEFLNIKYGIIALTKIDLVEQARVNLVEKQIKERLKDTVLSNAPIIKVSIVKNIGIDQIKSAIKDLIPQMKPKRDVGKPRLSIDRVFNIKGSGTVVTGTLAGGTLQKGMEVTIFPSHKKARIRNLQNYKEKTEKVFPGNRTALNLAGIEKEELHRGDIIFGSKEIKASKNIDIYLQILPQLKKYSLKNRSEVAFFTGTKEIPAKIILNQTEDLKPGEKGFAQLRFKEPLSTYLGDRFILRIPSPPKTIGGGWIVDPLAYKHHFKDKNILNLLQKRIKLELRELILTELKKNLFIKKDDLLVNSGFADSEIREGVESLKKQGEIIATSLWLIEKNYWQKQIKIFMERLNQEYKLYPLQNGFPTNKFQSYFHYLKPEIFKWLLDVLINAEKIGLEKGKMFLLERKPKISSQQEILIFKILKILKDNPTNPPDQKTLITQISGSKEIIDFLIQEGKIIKLTDGILLEKENYDIMKNKLISFLKINGSISIAKVRELLGISRKYIIPLLNKMDEEKITQRKENVRILKTKLS
- a CDS encoding L-seryl-tRNA(Sec) selenium transferase, whose amino-acid sequence is MKNNKDLNNNKINLLLSNIPSVEIILQNKALKPLIKKHSRKVLTQIVRIVISEEKKNARKNSRLYSSKERINKIKGYLEKDNLSMLQEVINGSGVILHTNLGRAPLGKEMLLTVQASLSGYSNLEYDLAEGERGKRGEIVGKLLSTLSNTENSLVVNNNAGAIFLILHALAKNKEVIVSRGELVQIGGGFRIPEILEQSGAYLREVGTTNQTFIDDYEKAINDNTAMLLKVHQSNFQINGFVHQTEINELKKLGKKYKLPVVIDLGSGTFLNTENFGLKHEPTVQESIRNGADIVCFSTDKLLGGPQGGVICGKEIYLNKISQHPLFRTLRVDKITLTILQEILLSYLRGEAVNEIPIWKMISCPLEKITARSQNISQKLKEENIPTFNKKGETAIGGGSLPGQSLPTELVVIKPPCPAKIFSQALHSYRPPLVGRKEKEFFILDPRCIDPSLDKLVINIIKSTYSKLQ